A region from the Lolium perenne isolate Kyuss_39 chromosome 4, Kyuss_2.0, whole genome shotgun sequence genome encodes:
- the LOC139838922 gene encoding uncharacterized protein, translated as MDSKRKEYAEWADMAAILQRAWKRFINTVPGEWKPELTFRDYPCMRQEKGNNLCGYYVCTFMRDMSCPKGGDPQIHHTRMTRLRDTLITADQIKAIQEEIAGFFITEVLTPGGEHYRKIVTLDDIRSGKVVL; from the exons atggactcgaaacgtaaagaatatgcggaatgggcggacatggctgccatcctccagag ggcttggaaacggttcatcaatactgttccgggtgaatggaaaccggagcttacatttagagattaccct tgtatgaggcaggaaaaagggaataacttatgtggatactacgtctgcaccttcatgcgtgacatgtcctgtcccaagggtggggatccccaaatacaccacactcgt atgacacgcctgcgggacactctcataacagcggatcaaataaaagcaattcaagaggaaatcgcgggattctttattaccgaggtccttaccccaggtggagagcactatcggaagatcgtgacgttggacgatattcgttcaggaaaagttgtattgtaa
- the LOC127330006 gene encoding uncharacterized protein, with protein sequence MSRYLRQYEKEHMKMAMLKQEETFKQQVQELHRLYRVQQLLMTGMSKAAHSVRYKPDGERQAQGNEAGSSRSWDSERKKAPPPTVIEEGDLDLTLAIGSLVEMKSTKKDTSSSVDSRTSISSSSTDSGSPDCRVLPPHPSQLGSSVVKATAVNVGQHIEQEGVNQPPWLHQCLNLAR encoded by the exons ATGTCAAGATATCTGAGGCAGTACGAGAAGGAACACATGAAGATGGCCATGCTGAAGCAAGAAGAGACATTCAAACAGCAG gttcaggaactgcaccGGCTGTACCGAGTTCAGCAGCTACTGATGACTGGAATGTCAAAGGCAGCGCACAGCGTCAGATATAAACCTGACGGTGAGCGACAAGCACAGGGGAACGAGGCTGGCTCAAGCAGGTCATGGGACTCGGAGAGGAAGAAAGCTCCACCTCCCACAGTTATCGAAGAGGGCGACCTAGATCTCACGCTGGCGATCGGAAGCTTGGTAGAGATGAAGAGCACGAAAAAGGATACGTCGTCAAGCGTAGATTCCAGGACGAGCATTTCTTCGTCCTCCACGGATTCCGGTAGCCCGGACTGCAGGGTGCTGCCTCCTCATCCATCTCAGCTTGGGTCGTCGGTGGTTAAGGCTACTGCTGTGAACGTCGGCCAGCATATCGAGCAGGAAGGGGTAAATCAGCCTCCTTGGCTTCACCAGTGTCTGAATTTGGCACGATAA